AAAGGGAAGATTCAACGTTCCTGGATTCCGTAAGGGCAAAGTACCGATGGCTTTCATCGAGAAGATGTATGGTCCTGCAGTATTTTATGAGGATGCCGCAAACGACATGATCAACGAGTACTATCCTAAGGAGGCTGTCGCTTCAGAGCTTGAGATCGCTTCACAGCCAGTCATCGATGTTACCCAGATCGAGAAGGGTAAGGATCTTATCTTCACAGCTGAGGTTGCTGTTAAGCCAGAGGTAACTCTTGGTGAGTACAAGGGTGTTGAAGTTGAGAAGATCAATGTAGAAGTTACAGATGAGGAAGTCCTTGAGGATATCAAGAAGGAGCAGCTCCAGAATGCAAGAAAGGTTCTTGTAGAGGGAAGACCTGCAAAACTTGAGGATGAGGTTACGCTTGACTTCGAAGGATTTGTAGACGGCGTTCCTTTTGAAGGCGGAAAGGGTGAGAACTATAAGCTCGTTCTTGGTTCACATTCATTCATCGATACATTTGAGGATCAGCTTGTTGGCAAAAACATCGGCGAGGATGTAGAGGTCAACGTTACATTCCCAGAGGATTATCAGGCAGACGAGCTTGCTGGTAAGCCAGCTGTATTTAAGTGCAAGATCAACTCTATCACAGAGTCACAGCTTCCAGAGCTCAACGATGAGTTCGCAAGCGAGGTAGGCGGATGTGATACACTTGATCAGTACAAGGAAGAAGTAAAGAACAAGCTTGTTGCAAAGAAGACAAAGGATGCAGCAAACGAGAAGGAAGTTAAGGCAATCGATAAGGTAATCGAGAACGCTACTATGGATATTGCAGATGCTCAGGTTGAGGATATGCAGCACAGAATGAGAGACGAGTTCGCTCAGAATCTTCAGTACCAGGGAATCAAGCTTGAGCAGTACATGCAGATAGTAAATGTTACTGAGGATGAGCTTATGGAGCGATTCAAGCCACAGGCACTTAAGAGAATCCAGCAGAGAGCAGTTCTTGAGGCAGTAGTAAAGGCAGAGAACATCGAGGCTACAGACGAGGAAGTTGATGAGGAGCTTACAAAGATGGCTGAGCAGTACCAGATGAAGCTTGAGGATATCAAGGGATTCATGGGTGATGCAGAGATCGCAAGCATGAAGAAGGATGTTGCGGTGAAGAAGGCAGCGCAGCTTATCGTGGATGCAGCTAAAGAGATTTAATCTGACCAGTATTGGAGGTAGATAACATGGCATTAGTACCATACGTCGTAGAGCAGACCAGTCGCGGAGAGCGCACATTTGACATTTATTCAAGATTACTTAAAGACAGAATCATATTCCTTGGAGACGAGGTGAATGATGCAACAGCAAGTCTGGTTATAGCTCAGTTGCTGTTCCTCGAGTCAGAGGATCCGTCAAAAGATATATCGCTTTATATAAACAGTCCTGGTGGATCGGTTACAGCAGGAATGGGAATATACGACACAATGAGATATATAAAGTGTGATGTTTCAACTATATGCTGTGGAATGGCTGCCAGCATGGGAGCATTTCTCCTGGCAGGTGGCGCAAAGGGAAAGAGATACGCCCTTCCAAACTCAGAGATAATGATCCATCAGCCTCTTGGAGGAACTCAGGGTCAGGCGACAGAGATAGAGATTGCAGCCAGACATATTTTGAAGACAAAGGAAAAGCTCAACAAAATGCTGGCAGAGAATACAGGAAAACCACTTGATGTTATTGCGGCTGACACAGATCGTGATAACTGGATGACAGCTGATGAGGCCTGCGCATATGGTCTTATAGACAGCGTTATAACCAACAGATAATTGTGGGCAGGAGAACAGGACGGAATTAAGTCAGAAAAACCTGCAGATATATACCAGACATGTGGCTGCGGTGGCGGTCCAGCCCCATGCCTGGTATATAATAAATAGTGAAAACAGAGGTATTGTAATGGCAAATCGTAGTGACGAGAGAAAGATGCTCAGGTGTTCTTTTTGCAACAAGACCCAGGATCAGGTGAGAAAACTCATTGCAGGTCCGGGAGCTTACATTTGTGATGAATGCATTGAGATATGTACTGAGATAATCGAGGAAGAACTTGGGGATACCGAACTTGAAGATGTCAACCTTCTGAAGCCGAAGGAGATAAAAAGTTTCCTTGATGAGTATGTGATAGGTCAGGAAGAGGCAAAAAAAG
This sequence is a window from Coprococcus eutactus. Protein-coding genes within it:
- the clpP gene encoding ATP-dependent Clp endopeptidase proteolytic subunit ClpP, which produces MALVPYVVEQTSRGERTFDIYSRLLKDRIIFLGDEVNDATASLVIAQLLFLESEDPSKDISLYINSPGGSVTAGMGIYDTMRYIKCDVSTICCGMAASMGAFLLAGGAKGKRYALPNSEIMIHQPLGGTQGQATEIEIAARHILKTKEKLNKMLAENTGKPLDVIAADTDRDNWMTADEACAYGLIDSVITNR
- the tig gene encoding trigger factor; translated protein: MSFTVEKLEHSMAKLTITVPAEEFDKAMVKAYNKTKGRFNVPGFRKGKVPMAFIEKMYGPAVFYEDAANDMINEYYPKEAVASELEIASQPVIDVTQIEKGKDLIFTAEVAVKPEVTLGEYKGVEVEKINVEVTDEEVLEDIKKEQLQNARKVLVEGRPAKLEDEVTLDFEGFVDGVPFEGGKGENYKLVLGSHSFIDTFEDQLVGKNIGEDVEVNVTFPEDYQADELAGKPAVFKCKINSITESQLPELNDEFASEVGGCDTLDQYKEEVKNKLVAKKTKDAANEKEVKAIDKVIENATMDIADAQVEDMQHRMRDEFAQNLQYQGIKLEQYMQIVNVTEDELMERFKPQALKRIQQRAVLEAVVKAENIEATDEEVDEELTKMAEQYQMKLEDIKGFMGDAEIASMKKDVAVKKAAQLIVDAAKEI